A stretch of the Bacillus licheniformis DSM 13 = ATCC 14580 genome encodes the following:
- a CDS encoding 4'-phosphopantetheinyl transferase family protein, with translation MKIYAVYMDQLPEAGQFNRMMAMVSEEKRKKVGRYRYPEDASRTLIGEVLARHIISETFHLPNEQIRFTEGRYGKPAAEGLNDFHFNISHSGKWIVCGAGAQPIGVDVEKIKPINFDIAKRFFSPSEHDDLMEKDESERLSYFYHLWTMKESFIKQAGKGLSLPLDSFSVKLNEQGRASVETPPGYPPCYIQAYEIDPGYKMAVCSAAPEFPGRIVMKSCAELSML, from the coding sequence ATGAAGATTTACGCCGTTTATATGGATCAGCTGCCGGAAGCCGGTCAATTTAACCGAATGATGGCCATGGTGTCTGAAGAAAAGCGAAAAAAAGTGGGCAGATACAGATATCCCGAAGATGCCAGCCGGACGCTGATCGGAGAAGTGCTGGCGAGGCACATCATCAGCGAAACGTTTCATTTGCCGAATGAGCAGATCCGTTTTACAGAAGGAAGGTACGGCAAACCGGCTGCTGAAGGTCTGAACGACTTTCATTTCAACATTTCCCACTCCGGAAAATGGATCGTGTGCGGAGCCGGCGCGCAGCCGATCGGAGTGGATGTCGAAAAGATCAAGCCGATCAATTTCGACATTGCCAAACGGTTTTTTTCACCTTCCGAGCACGATGATCTCATGGAAAAGGACGAATCAGAACGCCTGTCGTATTTCTATCATTTGTGGACGATGAAAGAAAGCTTTATTAAACAGGCGGGAAAAGGCCTGTCTCTGCCGCTTGATTCCTTCTCCGTCAAACTGAACGAACAGGGGCGAGCTTCGGTGGAAACTCCCCCCGGCTATCCGCCTTGCTATATACAAGCCTATGAAATTGACCCCGGCTATAAAATGGCGGTGTGTTCCGCCGCACCTGAATTTCCCGGCCGGATTGTGATGAAAAGCTGCGCTGAACTGTCAATGCTTTAA